CAGGTGGTGGGCCTGCTCGGGGTCCATGCGCTTGAAGATCAGGTGGAAGAAGAGGCGGTACATCGTCGGGTGGGCCTTCCGGGGTGAGGAGGGAGGGGGCACGAAGAGGGGGACACCGCGTCGGTGTCCCCCTCCTGGCCGCTACTCCTCGCGGGCCGCGGTGAGATGTTCGGCGTGTTCCTGGAGGGAACGCACGCCCACATCACCGCGGGACATGGCCTCGATGCCCTGGACCGCGGCCGCCAGCGCCTGGACCGTGGTCAGGCAGGGCACGGCGCGGGCCACCGCGGCGGTACGGATGTCGTAGCCGTCCAGCCGGCCGCCGGTGCCGTAGGGGGTGTTGACGATCAGGTCGACCTGGCCGTCGTGGATCAGCTGGACGATGGTCTTCTCACCGTCCGGGCCCTCGCCCTCGGACTGCTTGCGCACCACGGTGGCGTTGATGCCGTTGCGGCGCAGCACCTCGGCGGTGCCGGAGGTGGCGAGCAGCTCGAAGCCGTGCGCGACCAGTTCCCGGGCCGGGAAGATCATCGAGCGCTTGTCGCGGTTGGCGACGGAGACGAAGGCGCGGCCCTTGGTGGGCAGTGCCCCGTAGGCGCCGGTCTGCGACTTGGCGTAGGCGGTGCCGAAGACCGAGTCGATGCCCATGACCTCGCCGGTGGAGCGCATCTCCGGGCCGAGGACGGTGTCCACCCCGCGGCCGTGGATGTCGCGGAACCGCGACCAGGGCATCACGGCTTCCTTGACGGAGATCGGCGCGTCCAGCGGCAGGGTGCCGCCGTCGCCGGTCTTGGGCAGCATGCCCTCGGCCCGCAGCTCGGCGATCGTCGCGCCCAGCGAGATCCGGGCGGCGGCCTTGGCCAGCGGCACCGCGGTGGCCTTCGAGGTGAAGGGCACCGTGCGGGAGGCGCGCGGGTTGGCCTCCAGGACGTAGAGGATGTCCCCGGCCATCGCGAACTGGATGTTGATCAGGCCGCGGACGCCCACGCCCTTGGCGATCGCCTCCGTCGAGGCCCGCAGGCGCTTGATGTCGAAGCCGCCGAGGGTGATCGGGGGCAGCGCGCAGGCGGAGTCGCCGGAGTGGATGCCGGCCTCCTCGATGTGCTCCATGACACCGCCGAGGTAGAGCTCGGTGCCGTCGTAGAGCGCGTCGACGTCGATCTCGATGGCGTCGTCGAGGAACCGGTCGATGAGGACCGGGTGGCGGTCGATCAGGCCGGCGTGGCGGGTGAGGTACTCGCCCAGCGACGGCTCGTCGTAGACGATCTCCATACCGCGGCCGCCGAGGACGTAGGACGGGCGGACCATGACCGGGTAGCCGATCTCGGTGGCGATCCGCTTGGCCTCGTCGAAGGAGAAGGCGGTGCCGTACTTGGGGGCGGGCAGCCCGGCCTCGGTGAGTACCCGGCCGAAGGCGCCGCGCTCCTCGGCGAGGTCGATCGCCTCGGGCGAGGTGCCGACGATCGGCACGCCGTTGTCCTTGAGCGCCTGCGCCAGGCCCAGCGGGGTCTGCCCGCCGAGCTGGACGATGACGCCGGCGACCGGTCCCGCCTGGGTCTCGGCGTGCACGATCTCCAGGACGTCCTCCAGGGTGAGCGGCTCGAAGTAGAGCCGGTCGGAGGTGTCGTAGTCCGTGGAGACGGTCTCCGGGTTGCAGTTGACCATCACGGTCTCGTAGCCGGCGTCGCTGAGCGCGAACGAGGCGTGGACGCAGGAGTAGTCGAACTCGATGCCCTGGCCGATGCGGTTGGGCCCGGAGCCGAGGATGATCACGGCCGGCTTCTCGCGGGGCGCGACCTCGCTCTCCTCGTCGTAGGAGGAGTAGAAGTACGGGGTCTTCGCGGCGAACTCGGCGGCGCAGGTGTCGACCGTCTTGTAGACCGGGCGGACGCCGAGGGCGTGCCGGACCTCACGGACGACGTCCTCGCGCAGTCCGCGGATCGCGGCGATCTGGGCGTCGGAGAAGCCGTAGCGCTTTGCGTCCGCAAGGACCTCGGGGTGGAGCTTCTCGGCGGCCGCGATCTCGTCCGCGATCTCCTTGACGAGGAAGAGCTGGTCGACGAACCAGGGGTCGATCTTCGTGGCGTCGAAGACCTCCTCGGGCGTGGCACCGGCCCGGATCGCCGCCATGACGGTGTTGATCCGGCCGTCGGTGGGGACCTGGGCCTTCTCCAGCAGCGCGGCCTTCTCACCCGGCTCGGTGACGAAGTCGAACTGGCTGCCCTTCTTCTCCAGGGAGCGCAGGGCCTTGTTGAGCGCCTCGGGGAAGTTGCGGCCGATGGCCATGGCCTCGCCGACCGACTTCATGGTCGTGGTGAGCGTGGCGTCGGCGGCCGGGAACTTCTCGAAGGCGAAGCGCGGCACCTTGACGACGACATAGTCGAGGGTCGGCTCGAAGGAGGCCGGGGTCTTCTCGGTGATGTCGTTGGGGATCTCGTCGAGGGTGTAGCCGACGGCGAGCCGGGCGGCGATCTTCGCGATCGGGAAGCCGGTGGCCTTGGACGCCAGCGCCGACGAGCGCGAGACGCGGGGGTTCATCTCGATGACGATGACCCGGCCGTCCTCGGGGTTGACCGCGAACTGGATGTTGCAGCCGCCGGTGTCGACGCCGACCTCGCGGATGACCGCGATGCCGATGTCCCGCAGGGTCTGGTACTCACGGTCGGTGAGCGTCATCGCCGGGGCGACGGTGATCGAGTCACCGGTGTGCACGCCCATCGGGTCGAAGTTCTCGATGGAGCAGACGACCACGACGTTGTCGTTCTTGTCGCGCATCAGCTCCAGCTCGTACTCCTTCCAGCCGAGGATGGACTCCTCCAGGAGCACCTCGGTGGTCGGCGAGAGCGTCAGGCCCTGGCCGGCGATCCGGCGCAGCTCCTCCTCGTCGTGCGCGAAGCCGGAGCCGGCGCCGCCCATGGTGAAGGAGGGGCGGACGACGACGGGGTAGCCGCCGAGCTCGTCGACGCCCGCCAGGACGTCGTCCATGGAGTGGCAGATGACCGAGCGGGCGGACTCGCCGTGGCCGATCTTGGCGCGGACGGCCTCGACGACCTCCTTGAACAGGTCGCGGTCCTCGCCCTTGTTGATCGCCTCGACGTTCGCGCCGATCAGCTCGACGCCGTACTTGTCGAGGGTGCCGGACTCGTGCAGGGAGATCGCGGCGTTCAGGGCCGTCTGGCCCCCGAGGGTGGGCAGGAGCGCGTCCGGGCGCTCCTTGGCGATGATCTTCTCGACGAAGTCCGGGGTGATCGGCTCGACATACGTCGCGTCGGCGATCTCCGGGTCGGTCATGATCGTCGCCGGGTTGGAGTTCACCAGGATGACGCGCAGGCCCTCGGACTTGAGGACCCGGCAGGCCTGGGTGCCGGAGTAGTCGAACTCGGCGGCCTGGCCGATGACGATCGGGCCGGAGCCGATGACCAGGACGGACTGGATATCGGTGCGCTTAGGCACGCTGGCCCTCCATCAGGGAAACGAAGCGGTCGAAGAGGTACGCGGCGTCGTGCGGACCCGCGGCGGCTTCGGGGTGGTACTGGACGCTGAAGGCCGGCTGGTCGAGGAGGTGCAGACCCTCCACCACGTCGTCGTTCAGGCAGACGTGGGAGACCTCGGCGCGGCCGAAGGGGGTGTCGGAGACCTTGTCGAGCGGGGCGTCGACGGCGAACCCGTGGTTGTGCGCGGTGACCTCGACCTTGCCGGTCGTACGGTCCTGCACCGGCTGGTTGATGCCGCGGTGCCCGTACTTGAGCTTGAAGGTGCCGAAGCCCAGCGCGCGGCCCAGGATCTGGTTGCCGAAGCAGATGCCGAACAGCGGCGTCTTCCGCTCCAGGACGCCCTGCATGACGGAGACCGGGTGGTCGGCGGTGGCCGGGTCGCCGGGGCCGTTGGAGAAGAACACGCCGTCCGGGTTGACCGCGTAGACGTCCTCGACGGTGGCGGTGGCGGGCAGGACGTGCACCTCGATGCCGCGCTCGGCCATCCGGTGCGGGGTCATGCCCTTGATGCCCAGGTCGACCGCGGCGACGGTGAACTTCGCCGTACCGATCGGGACGGCCGCGCCGTCGGGGCCGATCGCCGGGACGACGTAGGACTCCTTGGTGGCGACCTGCGTGGAGAGGTCGGCGCCCTCCATCTCGGGGGCCTGGCGGACCTTGGCCAGCATCGTGCCCGCGTCGGGCAGCGCCTCGCCGGAGAAGATGCCGACCCGCATGGCACCGCGCTCGCGCAGGTGGCGGGTCAGGGCCCGGGTGTCGACGCCGCTGATGCCGACGACGCCCTGGGCGACCAGCTCGTCGTCCAGCGAGCGCACCGAGCGCCAGTTGGAGGGGATACGGGCGGGGTCGCGGACGACATAGCCGGAGACCCAGATCCGCTGCGACTCGGGGTCCTCGTCGTTCACACCGGTGTTGCCGATGTGCGGGGCGGTCATGACGACCACCTGGCGGTGGTACGAGGGGTCGGTCAGCGTCTCCTGGTAGCCGGTCATGCCGGTGGAGAACACCGCTTCGCCGAAGGTCTCCCCCACCGCCCCGTAGGCGCGGCCGCGGAAGCTGCGGCCGTCCTCCAGGACGAGTACGGCGGGGAGCCCCCTTGTGCCGTGGGCGGTACCCCTGGTGGAGGTGGTCATCGTGCGCCTTCCGTTTCGGTGTGCTCGGTGGTGCTGGTGTGGTGCTCGGTGGTGCTGAGTTCGTTGAGGGCCTCGACCCAGGCCGGGTGCTCGTCCGCACGGTCGGAGCGGAAGCCGGAGTCGATCTGCCGGCCGCCGTGCTCCCAGGTGACGATCAGCAGGCCGCCCTCGGTCAGGACCTTGCCGGCGATGCCCTTGTCGAGGCGGGCTCCGCGCAGTGCGGCGGCCGGCACGAAGAAGTCCGCCGCGCCCGGCCGTACGACGTCCAGCCCCTGGTCGGTGAGGGTCAGCTCGGCGCGGCTGCGGGTCCCCAGACCGCGCGCCACGATCCGGTCGAGCCACTGCCCGGCGGTGGTGGAACCGTGGTAGCGGCCTGCCAGCGTCAGCAGCGGGGTGCCGGGGTTCTCCGGGGTGGACGGCAGCTCGGGCAGATCGCCCTGGAGCGTGCCGCGCCACTTCCAGCCCTGGCGCATCAGCCAGTAGACGAAGACGACGAAGACCAGCAGGCCGACGACCCAGCCGATCCGTGCGGCCCAGTCGGTGACCGGCGCGGACTTCTGCGCTTCGGCCAAGTGGATCAGTGGAGGAGTCACGCCAGCTTCCCGTCGACGACCGTTGCCCGGCCCCGCAGGAAGGTGTGGGTGACGCGACCCGGCAGCTCACGGCCCTCGTAGGGGGTGTTGCGGCTGCGGGAGGCGAAGCCCGCGGGGTCCACCTCTCCACGGTAAGCGGAATCGAGCAGTGTGAGGTTGGCGGGCTCACCAGCCGAGACGGGGCGGCCGTGGCCCTCCAGGCGGCCGATGTGCGCCGGGCGGAAGGACATCCGGTCGGCGACGCCGGCCCAGTCCAGCAGCCCGCTGTCGACCATCGTGTGCTGGACGACGGACAGCGCGGTCTCCAGACCGACCATGCCCATGGCCGCCGCGCCCCACTCGCAGTCCTTGTCCTCGTGCGGGTGCGGGGCGTGGTCGGTGGCGACGCAGTCGATGGTGCCGTCGGCGAGCGCCTCGCGCAGCGCCAGGACGTCGGCCTCGGTGCGCAGCGGCGGATTCACCTTGTAGACCGGGTTGTAGCTGCGGACGAGCTCGTCGGTGAGCAGCAGGTGGTGCGGGGTGACCTCGGCGGTGACGTTCCAGCCCTTGGACTTGGCCCAGCGGACGATCTCGACCGAGCCGGCCGTCGACAGGTGGCAGATGTGGACGCGGGAGCCGACGTGCGCGGCCAGCAGCACATCGCGGGCGATGATCGACTCCTCGGCGACCGCGGGCCAGCCGCCGAGGCCCAGCTCGGCCGAGACGATGCCCTCGTTCATCTGGGCGCCCTCGGTGAGCCGGGGCTCCTGGGCGTGCTGGGCGACGACACCGTCGAAGGCCTTCACGTACTCCAGGGCGCGCCGCATGATCACGGCGTCGTCCACGCACTTGCCGTCGTCGGAGAAGACCCGGACGCCGGCCGCGGAGTCGTGCATCGCGCCGAGCTCGGCGAGCTTCTTGCCCTCCAGGCCGACGGTGACCGCACCGACGGGCTGGACGTCGCAGTAGCCGGACTCCTTGCCCAGCCGCCAGACCTGCTCGACGACGCCCGCGGTGTCCGCGACGGGGAAGGTGTTGGCCATGGCGTGGACGGCGGTGAAGCCGCCGACGGCAGCCGCCTTCGTGCCGGTCAGCACGGTCTCGGAGTCCTCGCGGCCCGGCTCGCGCAGGTGGGTGTGGAGATCGACCAGGCCCGGCAGCAGGATCTTGCCGTCCGCCTCGATGACCTGCGCGCCCTCGGCGCTCAGTCCGGTCCCGACCTCCGCGACGGTCTCACCGTCGATCAGCACGTCCTGCGGCTCGCCACCGAGGACCTTCGCCCCGCGAATAAGGATCTTGCTCATGGTTACTTGCTCTCCTCGGTGCGCATGCTGGTGCCGTTGCCGGCGGGGAGGGCGGGCTCGTTGCCGCCCAGAAGCAGATAGAGAACGGCCATCCGGATGCTGACGCCGTTGGTGACCTGTTCGACGGCGGTGCAGCGGGGCGAGTCGGCGACCTGGGCGGTGATCTCCATGCCGCGGTTCATCGGCCCGGGGTGCATCACGATCGCGTGCTCGGGCATACGGGCCATCCGGTCGCCGTCGAGACCGTAGCGCCGCGCGTACTCCCGCTCCGTCGGGAAGAACGCCGCGTTCATCCGCTCGCGCTGGACGCGGAGCATCATCACCGCGTCGGACTTGGCGACCACGGCGTCCAGGTCGTACGAGACCTCGCAGGGCCACTGCTCCACGCCGATCGGCACCAGCGTCGGCGGTGCGACCAGGGTGACCTCGGCGCCGAGGGTGGTCAGCAGATGGACGTTGGAGCGGGCGACCCGGCTGTGCAGGATGTCGCCGACGATGGTGATGCGGCGGCCGGAGAGGTCCTGGCCCACGCCCGCGTCGACGCCGACCAGGCGGCGGCGCATCGTGAAGGCGTCGAGCAGTGCCTGGGTGGGGTGTTCGTGGGTGCCGTCACCGGCGTTGACCACGGAGCCGCCGATCCAGCCGGAGGTCGCCAGGCGGTGCGGGGCGCCGGAGTCGTGGTGCCGGATGACGACGGCGTCCGCGCCCATCGCCTCCAGGGTGAGGGCGGTGTCCTTGAGCGACTCGCCCTTGGAGACCGACGAGCCCTTGGCGGAGAAGTTGATGACGTCGGCGGAGAGGCGCTTCGCCGCGGCTTCGAACGAGATACGGGTGCGGGTCGAGTCCTCGAAGAAGAGGTTGACGACGGTGCGTCCGCGCAGGGTGGGGAGCTTCTTGATCGGCCGGTCGGCGACCCGGGCCATCTCCTCGGCGGTGTCGAGGATCAGAACGGCGTCGTCGCGCGTGAGGTCGGCGGCCGAGATGAGGTGACGCTTCATCCGGTTTTCTCCGTGAGTGAAGGAGGTGTACGGGAATGTCCGTCGAGCAGGCATGCCTACGGGCCCGGGGTCGCCGGGTCCCTGCGCGATGCGCTAACGCTCGCCGGCCGGTGCGGTGTGCTTCACGCCGAGCAGCACGGCGTCCCGGCCGTCCTCCTCGGTGAGCTGGACCTTGACCGTCTCCCGCAGCGACGTGGGGAGGTTCTTGCCTACGTAGTCGGCGCGGATCGGCAGTTCGCGGTGGCCGCGGTCGACGAGGACCGCCAGCTGCACGGCGCGCGGCCGTCCGATGTCGCCCAGCGCGTCCAGAGCGGCGCGGATGGTGCGGCCGGAGAAGAGGACGTCGTCGACGAGCAGGACCACGCGGCCCTCGACGCCGTCGGCGGGGATGTCCGTGCGGGCGAGCGTGCGGGCCGGGCCCAGGCGCAGGTCGTCGCGGTACATCGTGATGTCGAGCGAGCCGACCGGGACCGTCCGGCCGGTGATCTCTTCGAGCTTGGCAGCGAGCCGCCGGGCGAGGAAGACGCCGCGGGTCGGGATCCCCAGGAGCACCACATCGTCCGCGCCCTTGGCGCGCTCGACGATTTCATGGGCGATACGGGTGAGCATCCGCGCGATGTCCGGGCCTTCGAGCACCGGCCGTGCGGGGAGCTGAGCTGTCGTGTCGGAACTGCTTGCGTCCATATGAAACGGACCTCCTTCTCCGCCTCACGGGACGGACCTTAAAGGACGTCGGAATTACGCAGCCCAGGCTACCAGGAGCCCCCTCAGGAGCCGTCCGCACCCCTGACGGGTGAGGGTCTGCCCCGTTCCGCTTGACGAAGTCAGATTACGCTGCGTAACCTCACAGTGAGTTACCAGCCCGCGGCGGAGCCGCATGTCGATACAGCCGTCTGGGGAGTTTTATGTCCAGCGAATACGCCAAACAGCTCGGGGCCAAGCTCCGCGCCATCCGCACCCAGCAGGGCCTCTCTCTCCACGGCGTCGAGGAGAAGTCCCAGGGCCGCTGGAAGGCCGTGGTGGTGGGTTCGTACGAGCGCGGCGACCGTGCCGTGACCGTGCAGCGCCTTGCCGAGCTGGCGGACTTCTACGGCGTCCCGGTGCAGGAACTGCTGCCGGGCACGACACCGGGCGGAGCGGCCGAGCCGCCGCCGAAGCTGGTGCTCGACCTGGAGCGCCTCGCCCATGTCCCGCAGGAGAAGGCCGGCCCGCTCCAGCGCTACGCCGCCACCATCCAGAGCCAGCGCGGTGACTACAACGGCAAGGTCCTCTCGATCCGCCAGGACGACCTGCGCACCCTCGCGGTCATCTACGATCAGTCGCCCTCGGTGCTGACCGAGCAGCTGATCAGCTGGGGCGTGCTCGACGCCGAAGCACGCCGCGCCGTCCAGCACGACGAGCTCTGAACCACCGCACCACCTGCAGAAACGTACCGCCGCTCCGGCCTTCCGGGCGGCGGTTTCTGCGTACCGGCGCATTGACGGCGCACACCGACGGCGCACAATGCGCCAGGAGAGCCCCCCTGTGGCCTTCTCCGGGCATGCGAAGGGCCCGGAGCATCACCCATCGCTCCGGGCCCGTTCACACGCTCTGCCGACCGCCTACTACGCCTCGCGCCGCAGGCTCGGCTTCAGCTCCTTGAGCCGGCCGAGGAGGCCGTTGACGAAGGCCGGGGAATCGTCCGTGGAGAACTCCCTGGCGAGCTGCACTGCTTCGTCGAGCGCCACCGCGTCCGGCGTGTCGTCCACCCAGAGCAGTTCATAGGCGCCGAGCCGCAGAATGCTGCGGTCGGCTGCCGGCATCCGGTCGAGGTCCCAGTCGACCGCGTAGGTGGAGATCAGCTCGTCGATGCGGGCCACATGGTCCGCGTACCCCTCGACCAACTGCAGGGTGTATTCGTTCACCGGCGGCTGCCGTGGGTCGGTCCGGGCGTGCCGCATCCAGTCCGCGAGCACGGACTGCACATCGGCACCGCGCTGGTCGGCCTCGAAGAGAATCTGGAAGGCGCGCTTACGGGCCTTGGTACGGGCAGCCACGGTTAGCTGTTCACCCGGCCGAGGTAGTCGCCCGTGCGAGTGTCGACCTTGATCTTCTCGCCCTCGGTGATGAAGAGCGGCACCTGGATCTCGTAGCCGGTCTCCAGCGTGGCGGGCTTGGAGCCACCGGTGGAGCGGTCGCCCTGCACGCCGGGCTCGGTGTGCTGGATGACGAGCTCGACGGCGGCCGGCAGCTCGACGTAGAGCACCTCGCCCTCGTGCTGCGCCACGACGGCCTCGAAGCCCTCGAGGAGGAAGTTCGCGGCGTCACCGACGGCCTTGCGGTCGACCATCAGCTGGTCGTAGGTGTCCATGTCCATGAAGACGAAGTACTCGCCGTCCATGTACGAGAACTGCATCCCACGCTTGTCGACAGTGGCCGTCTCGACCTTCACGCCGGCGTTGAAGGTCTTGTCCACCACCTTGCCGGAGAGCACATTCTTCAGCTTGGTGCGGACGAAGGCCGGGCCCTTACCGGGCTTGACGTGCTGGAACTCGACGACGGACCAGAGCTGGCCCCCTTCGAGCTTGAGCACCAGGCCGTTCTTGAGGTCGTTCGTGGAAGCCACGGTTGCGGAATCTCCTGGACTGCAGGTGGTGGGTACCTCGAAGCCGTACGCCGCAAGCCGTGGGGCTCACAGCGCGAGCAGCTCCTTGGTCGTGATCGTGAGTAGCTCGGGTCCGCCGTCCGCCTCGGGGCGGACGACGAGGGTGTCGTCGATCCGGACACCCCCACGGCCCGGGATGTGAACCCCCGGCTCGACGGTGACCGGCACGCAAGCGTCCAGTTTACCCATGGCGGCAGGTGACAATTGAGGGTCCTCGTCGATTTCGAGTCCCACGCCGTGCCCGGTCCACGCCCCGAGCCGCTCACCGTACCCCGCAGCGTCCAGCACATGGCGGGTCACCCGGTCCACGTCGCGGCACTCCACACCCGGCGCCAGCGCCTCGCGACCGGCCCGCTGGGCTGCGAAAACGAGGTCGTACAGCTCGATCTGCCAGTCCGAGGGTGTGGTGCCGATGACGAAGGTCCGGCCGATCTCACAGCGGTAGCCGCGGTAATTGGCGCCGAGGCAGACACTGAGGAAGTCGCCCTCCTCGACCCGCCGGTCGGTGGGCAGGTGTCCGGAGCGGCCGGCGTTCGGGCCGGTCGCGACGGACGTGGGGAAGGCCGGGCCGTCCGCGCCGTGGTCGACCAGCCGGCGCTCCAGTTCCAGCGCGAGATGCCGCTCGGTGCGGCCGACCAGGATCGATTCGAGGAGCTCCCCCAGGGCCTGGTCGGCGATCTCGGCGGCGATCCGCAGACAGGCGATCTCCTCGTCGTCCTTCACCAGCCGCTGCCCCTCGACCGCGCAGGCCAGGTCGGTCAGCCGCAGCCGGGGCGCGACCTGGGAGAGCGCACGGTGCCGGGTGACGGTGAGGTGGTGCTCCTCGACGGCCAGGGTGTCCGCACCGGCCGTCGCGGCCAGATCGGCGCCGGCCACGACCGGGTCGCCGCCGCGGCTGGGCAGCACCGACACCCGGACGTCCTCGGCCGGCCGGCCCTCGGCGGGATCACCGCTCAGCGGTCTGCCGCACAGCAGCACATCGTCGGCCGGACCGAGCAGCAGCGCGGCGCCGGGCGGTGCGCAGCCCGTGAGGTAGCGGACGTTCGCGGGGCGCGAGATCAGTGCGGCGGCACTTCCGGTTGCGGCGCAGCGGTCGCGCAGCCGCGTGCGTCGGGCCGCGTACAACTCGGACATATCACGAGCGTACGGCTGCTCCCCCGAGGCGGCCGGTCGAGCAGGGCCGCCCGGGGGACCGGGCCGGTGCCGCCCGCTACCAACTCGGCGGGCTGGCGATGCTGCGGGCGACGACGTCGTCCAGCACCCGCACCGTCGTGGCGACATCGTGCTGGGAGTTGTCGATGATCGGCAGGCCCGAGCCGTACCAGCCGGCCATCCGCCCGTGGATCCTGGCCACCTCTTCGTCGGACAGCCGGCGGTTGCCGCTGCGCCGGGCGTTGCGCTCCAGGACGATCTCCAGGCCGGGCAGCAGCACGATCGGCAGCAGACCGGGGCCCACATGGCGCTTCCAGCCGCCGAGGCCGACGACCGGGCGGTCGGGGAAGACGGCGTCGTCGAGGATGCAGGAGATGCCGTTGGCGAGGAAGTTGCGGGCCGCGAAGCCGCAGGTGCGGCGGGCGAGACGGTACTGGGCCTCGGAGTGGTCGTTCCAGCCCGCCTGGGGGTCGGCGAAACCGGACCGGACCCATTCGCGGACGTCGTCGAGGCTGATGTGCGCGGTCGGCACCCGCCGGGTGTCGGCCCAGTGGCGCGCCACGCTGGTCTTGCCGGCCCCGGCCGGGCCGATGAGCAGCACCGCGACGGCCGCCAGCGCGGCGTCCGGCGCGGCGGTGTCGGTGGGCGGGCTGGGCAGCGGCACCGGGGCGGCCGGGGGAAGCTGCACATGGCCGGTGATGTCCGTGCTGTGCGGGGTGGGCGGGGCCTGCTGGGGCGCGGGCCCGTGCCAGCCCTGACCGG
This Streptomyces decoyicus DNA region includes the following protein-coding sequences:
- a CDS encoding Pro-rich N-terminal domain-containing protein; this encodes MQYAVGAPLPPPRGQASPGAAMNWTPNPGQHTPPTSPPAPAAPPPPAQQPAPGQGWHGPAPQQAPPTPHSTDITGHVQLPPAAPVPLPSPPTDTAAPDAALAAVAVLLIGPAGAGKTSVARHWADTRRVPTAHISLDDVREWVRSGFADPQAGWNDHSEAQYRLARRTCGFAARNFLANGISCILDDAVFPDRPVVGLGGWKRHVGPGLLPIVLLPGLEIVLERNARRSGNRRLSDEEVARIHGRMAGWYGSGLPIIDNSQHDVATTVRVLDDVVARSIASPPSW
- a CDS encoding aminopeptidase P family protein — its product is MSELYAARRTRLRDRCAATGSAAALISRPANVRYLTGCAPPGAALLLGPADDVLLCGRPLSGDPAEGRPAEDVRVSVLPSRGGDPVVAGADLAATAGADTLAVEEHHLTVTRHRALSQVAPRLRLTDLACAVEGQRLVKDDEEIACLRIAAEIADQALGELLESILVGRTERHLALELERRLVDHGADGPAFPTSVATGPNAGRSGHLPTDRRVEEGDFLSVCLGANYRGYRCEIGRTFVIGTTPSDWQIELYDLVFAAQRAGREALAPGVECRDVDRVTRHVLDAAGYGERLGAWTGHGVGLEIDEDPQLSPAAMGKLDACVPVTVEPGVHIPGRGGVRIDDTLVVRPEADGGPELLTITTKELLAL